A DNA window from Chelativorans sp. AA-79 contains the following coding sequences:
- a CDS encoding YgcG family protein, producing MRHGLLAWLCVLFFLATAALAAELPALTGRVVDDAGLIDASTAAQLTEKLAAFEEKSSDQIVVATIRSLDGEAIEPYANRLFRAWKLGQAGEDNGVLLLVALEDRKMRIEVGYGLEGTLTDLHSKLIIENTMVPAFRAGDFSGGISRAVDDIIAVLEGNGAELEARARRFEQQDSAINWPFVLFMTVWASLFFGGFAFAILPPIFGRKIGPNRYRWLGMDIDYSKKGSGRRGRSSGGWSSGGWSSGGGGFSGGGGSSGGGGASGGW from the coding sequence ATGCGGCACGGCCTCCTCGCATGGCTGTGCGTCCTGTTCTTCCTCGCCACGGCGGCATTGGCGGCGGAACTTCCGGCGCTCACGGGGCGCGTGGTCGACGATGCGGGTCTGATCGACGCTTCCACCGCAGCGCAATTGACGGAGAAGCTCGCAGCCTTCGAAGAGAAGTCCTCGGACCAGATCGTGGTCGCCACCATCAGGAGCCTCGATGGCGAGGCGATCGAGCCTTACGCGAACCGGCTCTTCCGCGCCTGGAAGCTGGGGCAGGCCGGCGAGGACAACGGCGTGCTCCTGCTCGTCGCGCTCGAGGACCGGAAGATGCGCATCGAGGTGGGCTACGGGCTGGAAGGCACGTTGACCGACCTCCATTCCAAGCTGATCATCGAGAACACGATGGTGCCGGCCTTCCGCGCCGGTGACTTCTCCGGTGGCATCAGCCGGGCCGTGGACGACATCATTGCCGTGCTGGAGGGCAATGGTGCAGAGCTCGAGGCGCGCGCCCGGCGGTTCGAACAGCAAGACAGCGCCATCAATTGGCCGTTCGTCCTGTTCATGACGGTCTGGGCCAGCCTCTTCTTCGGCGGCTTCGCCTTCGCGATCCTGCCGCCGATCTTCGGCCGCAAGATCGGCCCGAACCGCTATCGCTGGCTCGGAATGGACATAGACTACAGCAAGAAGGGAAGCGGGCGTCGCGGCAGGTCCTCGGGTGGATGGTCGTCGGGAGGCTGGTCCTCTGGCGGGGGCGGCTTCTCCGGCGGAGGCGGCTCGTCGGGCGGCGGCGGCGCATC